Proteins encoded within one genomic window of Bradyrhizobium sp. AZCC 1719:
- a CDS encoding aminotransferase-like domain-containing protein, translated as MSTASFDFAPLLPAGLPAPAARWTGLARYSFVGGNNDPEQVPVDGLIDAVNTVLRREGKTLATYGLASGPQGYRPLREFLSAKLKRDAGIACIADDIMIVSGSLQALDLVNQTLLARGDTVLVEQETYQGALTRLTRLGVKAIGIPLDEQGMRMDALAAALADHKSRGITPKYIYTIPTVQNPTGSILPETRRAEMLKLSQQYGVPIFEDDCYADLVWSGERPPAIYAMSKHGGVIHIGSFSKSIAPALRVGFIVAPWEMMSRMLALKTDAGSGALEQMVLAEYCAPNFSTHVPKLTRGLRAKLDTLMEALNEQFGTAAEFGEPEGGIFLWVKLPDNVDTLKLYQAALVAGVAINPGPEWSTDKAYAGSRLRLCFASPSHEQIREGVAVLAEVCRKEFGVPARIANVEKRARS; from the coding sequence ATGTCTACCGCTTCCTTCGATTTTGCGCCCTTGCTGCCCGCCGGATTGCCGGCGCCGGCAGCGCGGTGGACCGGCCTTGCCAGATACAGCTTTGTCGGCGGCAACAATGATCCCGAGCAGGTTCCGGTCGATGGCCTGATCGACGCCGTCAATACCGTGCTCCGGCGCGAGGGCAAGACGCTCGCGACCTACGGCCTCGCCAGCGGCCCGCAGGGCTATCGCCCCTTGCGCGAATTCCTCAGCGCGAAACTCAAGCGCGACGCCGGCATCGCCTGCATTGCCGACGATATCATGATCGTCTCCGGTTCGCTGCAGGCGCTCGACCTCGTCAATCAAACCTTGCTGGCGCGCGGCGACACCGTGCTGGTCGAGCAGGAGACCTATCAGGGCGCGCTGACCCGGCTGACGCGGCTTGGTGTCAAGGCGATCGGCATCCCTCTCGACGAGCAGGGCATGCGGATGGATGCGCTGGCGGCAGCCCTTGCCGACCACAAAAGCCGCGGCATCACGCCGAAATACATCTACACCATCCCGACCGTCCAGAATCCGACCGGCAGCATCCTGCCGGAGACGCGGCGCGCCGAGATGCTGAAGCTGTCGCAGCAATATGGCGTGCCGATTTTCGAGGACGATTGCTACGCCGATCTGGTCTGGAGCGGCGAGCGGCCGCCCGCGATCTACGCCATGAGCAAGCATGGCGGCGTCATCCACATCGGCTCGTTCTCGAAGTCGATCGCGCCGGCGCTGCGGGTCGGCTTCATCGTGGCACCCTGGGAGATGATGTCGCGGATGCTGGCGCTGAAGACCGACGCCGGAAGCGGCGCGCTGGAGCAGATGGTGCTGGCCGAGTACTGCGCGCCGAATTTTTCGACCCACGTGCCGAAGCTGACACGCGGTCTGCGCGCCAAGCTTGACACGCTGATGGAAGCGCTCAACGAGCAGTTCGGCACCGCGGCCGAGTTCGGGGAGCCCGAGGGCGGCATCTTCCTGTGGGTGAAGCTGCCCGACAATGTCGACACGCTAAAACTCTATCAGGCCGCGCTTGTCGCAGGCGTCGCGATCAATCCGGGGCCTGAATGGTCGACCGACAAGGCCTATGCCGGCAGCCGGCTGCGGCTGTGTTTCGCAAGCCCCTCGCATGAACAGATCCGCGAAGGCGTCGCCGTGCTCGCCGAAGTCTGCCGCAAGGAGTTCGGCGTGCCGGCACGGATCGCAAATGTGGAGAAGCGGGCGCGGAGTTGA
- a CDS encoding amidohydrolase/deacetylase family metallohydrolase, translated as MSGVSRRHFLSLTGSAAVAAMSGSARAAMGPNDKFDLVIKGGDVLDPSQSLKGKRDIGIRWGVIEAVENEIPAARAAKTIDASGKLVTPGLIDLHSHVYPYGSAIGIPADELVQAQATTTVVSAGDAGVNNLAALRRYIVAQSRARIYAFVHIANNGLSGFPVAELYNIDYAQVDACAMALAENPDFLLGVKVRMSENVIARHGLEPLKRGIKACEMCGWPAKMMVHIGGVETKELMSEILDLMRPGDVLTHAYSGAPNIGGLFTNIVQDGKLLPAALSAKQRGVMFDVGHGGGSFDFTVAEVALPGGCTPDTISSDIHVFSGNSPGMPYLPNVMSKFITLGLTLEQVVAAATSTPAKIINRAPKIGTLQIGAPGDVAILDLVEAQTSFVDTRNNKREGKLLLRPVQTVINGVPFGRPYQAPFAVR; from the coding sequence ATGAGTGGGGTTTCACGCCGTCATTTCCTGAGCCTGACCGGATCGGCCGCGGTCGCCGCGATGTCCGGCAGCGCCCGTGCCGCGATGGGGCCGAATGACAAGTTCGACCTCGTGATCAAGGGTGGCGATGTGCTCGATCCGAGCCAGTCGCTCAAGGGCAAGCGCGATATCGGCATCCGCTGGGGCGTGATCGAGGCCGTCGAGAACGAGATTCCGGCCGCGCGCGCCGCCAAGACCATCGATGCCTCAGGCAAGCTGGTGACACCCGGCCTGATCGATCTGCATTCGCACGTCTACCCCTATGGTTCGGCGATCGGCATTCCCGCCGATGAGCTGGTGCAGGCCCAGGCCACCACCACGGTGGTGTCGGCAGGCGATGCCGGCGTCAACAATCTCGCGGCGCTGCGGCGTTACATCGTGGCGCAATCGCGGGCACGAATTTACGCCTTCGTTCACATCGCCAACAACGGCCTGTCCGGTTTCCCGGTCGCCGAGCTCTACAACATCGACTACGCCCAGGTAGATGCGTGCGCGATGGCGCTGGCGGAAAATCCGGACTTCCTGCTCGGCGTGAAGGTCAGGATGTCGGAGAACGTCATCGCCAGGCACGGGCTGGAGCCGCTGAAGCGCGGCATCAAGGCCTGCGAAATGTGCGGCTGGCCGGCCAAGATGATGGTGCATATCGGCGGCGTCGAGACCAAGGAGCTGATGTCAGAGATTCTCGATCTGATGCGGCCGGGCGACGTGCTGACGCACGCCTATTCCGGCGCGCCGAACATCGGCGGCCTCTTCACCAACATCGTGCAGGACGGCAAGCTGCTGCCGGCAGCGCTATCAGCCAAGCAGCGCGGCGTGATGTTCGACGTCGGCCATGGCGGCGGCAGTTTCGATTTCACGGTTGCCGAGGTCGCGCTTCCCGGCGGCTGCACACCGGATACGATCTCCTCCGACATCCACGTCTTCTCCGGCAACTCGCCGGGCATGCCGTATTTGCCGAACGTCATGAGCAAGTTCATCACGCTCGGCCTTACATTGGAGCAGGTGGTGGCGGCGGCGACTTCGACGCCGGCGAAGATCATCAACCGCGCGCCCAAGATCGGCACGCTGCAGATCGGCGCACCCGGCGACGTCGCGATCCTGGATCTGGTGGAGGCGCAGACCTCGTTCGTCGACACCCGCAACAACAAGCGCGAAGGCAAGCTGTTGCTCAGACCCGTGCAGACCGTGATCAACGGCGTGCCGTTCGGCCGGCCCTACCAGGCGCCGTTCGCGGTGCGGTGA
- a CDS encoding DUF3124 domain-containing protein, whose amino-acid sequence MGAFLAILAVLSIPYAPTASAWTAGGIEQNFANSRPLIPERIAYFDTSGKMAGSYLKSPIALKAFAPVEVFIAANDMRGETGANFVVDWAATGEITEPTIEALMVGGVGAVHHAFISQADQDRRQEPG is encoded by the coding sequence ATGGGAGCTTTTCTCGCGATTCTGGCCGTGTTGTCGATCCCGTACGCCCCCACCGCCAGCGCCTGGACCGCAGGCGGAATCGAACAGAATTTCGCAAACTCCCGCCCCCTGATCCCCGAGCGGATCGCCTATTTCGACACATCAGGCAAGATGGCGGGGAGCTACCTCAAGTCCCCGATTGCGTTAAAAGCGTTCGCGCCCGTCGAGGTCTTCATCGCCGCAAACGACATGCGCGGCGAAACGGGAGCCAATTTCGTGGTTGACTGGGCGGCCACGGGCGAGATCACCGAGCCCACGATCGAGGCGCTGATGGTCGGCGGCGTCGGCGCCGTTCATCATGCGTTCATCAGCCAGGCCGATCAGGATCGTCGGCAAGAACCAGGCTGA
- a CDS encoding Bug family tripartite tricarboxylate transporter substrate binding protein translates to MFPSIRQGMIRTLVVALSLSLSAIEAANAYPDQPIKIIVTFPPGGSADIVIRALQPLLSETLRQPIVIENRAGAGGNIGIGAVAQAAPDGYTLGVAAAGVLTVNPHLNRAAMAFDPIKDLAPVTLLAEIPFVLVSSQQSAIASVADLIAKAKAQTAGLSIGHGGNGTAMHLTSALFNQKAGVGIQLIAYRGTAPATTDVLAGHVPLAVLDIPASKQLIGDGKLKALGVSAAKRVAFLPDVPTLAEQGLSGFESVGWFGIVAPAGTPPDIIKTLNAAFVKALSDPAAIEKIRVLGAEPAPTSPEAFAKFIESESVKWGRLITEAGIKAE, encoded by the coding sequence ATGTTTCCGTCGATCCGGCAAGGCATGATCCGCACCCTTGTTGTTGCTTTGTCGCTGTCGTTGTCGGCGATTGAAGCAGCAAACGCATATCCCGATCAACCCATCAAGATCATCGTGACGTTTCCGCCTGGCGGCAGTGCCGATATCGTTATCCGCGCCCTGCAGCCGTTATTATCGGAAACGCTGCGTCAGCCCATCGTCATCGAGAACAGGGCGGGCGCGGGCGGCAATATCGGGATCGGCGCGGTGGCGCAGGCAGCGCCTGATGGCTACACGCTCGGCGTGGCCGCAGCCGGCGTGCTGACCGTCAACCCCCACCTTAACCGCGCGGCGATGGCGTTCGATCCGATCAAGGATCTGGCGCCGGTCACCTTGCTGGCGGAAATCCCGTTCGTGCTGGTGTCTTCGCAACAGTCGGCCATTGCCTCGGTCGCCGATCTCATTGCCAAGGCCAAGGCTCAAACGGCGGGTCTGTCGATCGGCCATGGCGGCAATGGCACGGCGATGCACCTGACCTCGGCCTTGTTCAACCAGAAGGCCGGTGTCGGAATTCAGTTGATCGCCTATCGCGGCACCGCGCCGGCGACGACGGATGTTCTTGCCGGCCACGTGCCGCTGGCCGTGCTGGATATCCCTGCATCCAAGCAGTTGATCGGCGACGGCAAGTTGAAGGCGCTCGGAGTCTCTGCCGCGAAACGCGTGGCCTTCCTGCCCGATGTTCCGACGCTGGCGGAGCAGGGCCTCTCCGGATTCGAATCTGTCGGCTGGTTCGGCATCGTCGCGCCCGCCGGCACGCCGCCCGACATCATCAAAACGTTGAATGCCGCCTTCGTGAAGGCGTTGAGCGACCCCGCGGCGATCGAGAAAATCCGCGTTCTCGGCGCCGAACCCGCGCCCACCTCGCCCGAGGCTTTTGCAAAATTCATCGAGAGCGAAAGCGTGAAATGGGGCAGGCTGATTACCGAGGCCGGGATCAAGGCTGAATAG
- a CDS encoding FAD-dependent oxidoreductase, with product MHDRPDAASDKAASDMVKTSVLVVGGGPVGLTLAMDLASRGLSVTVVETRAAGEPPSVKCNHVSSRSMEIFRRLGLAQKLRDAGLPADYPNDCSYRTTATGIELSRILIPCRRDRYTATGGPDTGWPTAEPPHRINQIYMEPVLFAHAAAIDGLQILNRTAFEDFSEVDEGIVATVRNLDAGAAFQIHADFIVGCDGARSLVRKAIDANLQGTPIIQRVQSTYIRAPALLGLMDRPAWMTLSLNPRRCGTVVAIDGREKWLIHNHLNREDETFESVDRDASIRAILGVGPDFEYEILSKEDWVGRRLVADRFRKGRAFICGDAAHLWMPYAGYGMNAGIADATNLAWLLAAYLQGWADIAILDAYEAERLPITEQVSRFAMEMAGKVLSQRRTVPDAIEQPGPEGDAVRKQVGQAAYDLNVQQYCCAGLNFGYFYDRSPIIAYDGAEHPGFTMADFTPSSTPGCRLPFAKLSDGRTVYDALGPGYTLVRYDPDVVVAPLADVMHAKGVPLQIVDVPRGEAQPPSGHKLILARTDQHVAWRADTLPDDPAPLVNKLIGRAGAPASASA from the coding sequence ATGCATGATCGTCCCGACGCAGCAAGCGACAAGGCGGCAAGTGACATGGTGAAGACCAGCGTTCTCGTGGTCGGCGGCGGTCCGGTTGGTCTCACCTTGGCGATGGACCTCGCATCGCGGGGATTATCTGTCACTGTCGTGGAAACACGCGCCGCCGGCGAGCCGCCGAGCGTGAAATGCAACCACGTCTCGTCGCGCTCGATGGAGATTTTTCGCAGATTAGGCCTGGCGCAGAAGCTGCGCGACGCCGGATTGCCGGCCGATTATCCGAACGATTGCTCTTACCGCACCACGGCAACGGGCATCGAACTCTCGCGTATCCTCATTCCCTGCCGGCGCGATCGCTATACCGCCACCGGCGGGCCAGACACCGGTTGGCCGACGGCCGAGCCGCCGCACCGCATCAATCAGATCTATATGGAACCCGTGCTGTTCGCCCACGCCGCCGCCATCGACGGGCTGCAGATTCTGAACCGCACCGCATTCGAGGATTTCAGCGAAGTCGACGAGGGCATCGTTGCAACCGTCCGCAACCTCGATGCCGGAGCCGCCTTTCAGATTCACGCCGATTTCATCGTTGGCTGCGACGGGGCGCGGTCGCTGGTTCGCAAGGCGATCGACGCCAATCTGCAGGGAACGCCGATCATCCAGCGCGTGCAATCGACCTACATCCGCGCGCCCGCCCTGCTCGGCCTGATGGACCGGCCCGCCTGGATGACGCTGTCGCTCAATCCGCGGCGCTGCGGCACGGTGGTCGCGATCGACGGCCGCGAGAAGTGGCTGATCCACAATCACCTCAATCGCGAGGATGAGACTTTCGAATCCGTCGATCGCGATGCCTCGATCCGTGCCATCCTCGGCGTCGGCCCTGATTTCGAATACGAGATTCTGAGCAAGGAGGACTGGGTCGGCCGCCGACTTGTCGCCGACCGGTTTCGCAAGGGACGCGCGTTCATCTGCGGCGATGCCGCGCATCTGTGGATGCCCTATGCCGGCTACGGCATGAATGCCGGGATCGCAGACGCAACGAACCTCGCATGGCTGCTCGCCGCCTATCTGCAGGGTTGGGCCGACATTGCCATCCTCGACGCCTATGAGGCCGAGCGCCTGCCCATCACCGAGCAGGTGTCGCGCTTTGCGATGGAGATGGCGGGCAAGGTCTTGAGCCAGCGCCGCACCGTTCCTGATGCAATCGAGCAGCCGGGGCCGGAAGGCGATGCCGTCCGCAAGCAGGTCGGGCAAGCAGCCTATGATTTGAACGTGCAGCAATATTGCTGTGCCGGCCTCAACTTCGGGTATTTCTACGATCGCTCTCCGATCATCGCCTATGACGGCGCCGAGCATCCGGGTTTTACGATGGCGGACTTCACGCCGTCCTCGACGCCGGGCTGCCGGCTTCCGTTCGCGAAACTGTCGGACGGACGGACGGTCTATGATGCGCTCGGGCCAGGCTACACGCTGGTGCGCTACGATCCGGATGTTGTGGTTGCGCCTTTGGCCGATGTGATGCACGCCAAGGGCGTCCCGTTGCAGATCGTCGATGTTCCCCGCGGTGAAGCGCAGCCGCCCAGCGGCCACAAGCTCATCCTTGCGCGCACCGACCAGCATGTCGCCTGGCGTGCCGACACGCTCCCTGACGATCCCGCGCCGCTCGTCAACAAGCTGATCGGCCGAGCCGGCGCGCCCGCCTCCGCTTCCGCCTGA
- a CDS encoding thiolase family protein yields MREAVIVSYARTGLAKSGRGGFNITPPMSMAAHAIKHAVERAGVDKEYVEDCYLGNCAHGAPNIGRQAALLAGLPKSTGGVSVNRFCSSGLQTIAMAANSIRSDGADCIVAGGVESISIPGGGSPKESIDPDLLKVAPDIFMAMIDTADIVAERYKLSREYQDEYSLESQRRMAAAQQANKFKDEIVPMKTKMKVVDKQTKAESIVDYTVDRDECNRPDTTMEGLGKLEPVKGPGKYVTAGNASQLSDGAAAVVLMEAKDAEKRGLNPMGRFVAWAAAGCEPDEMGIGPIYAVPKLLKRHGLKIDDIDLWELNEAFASQCLYSRDKLGIDPEKYNVNGGSIAIGHPFGMTGARLTGHILQEGRRRKAKWGVVTMCIGGGQGGAGLFEIYS; encoded by the coding sequence ATGCGTGAAGCTGTCATTGTTTCCTATGCACGTACGGGGCTGGCGAAGTCCGGCCGCGGCGGGTTCAACATCACCCCGCCGATGTCGATGGCGGCTCACGCCATCAAGCACGCCGTCGAGCGCGCCGGCGTCGACAAGGAGTATGTCGAGGACTGCTATCTCGGCAATTGCGCGCATGGCGCGCCGAATATCGGCCGCCAGGCCGCGCTGCTTGCGGGATTGCCGAAGTCGACCGGCGGCGTCTCGGTGAATCGCTTCTGCTCCTCCGGCCTGCAGACCATCGCGATGGCCGCCAACTCGATCCGCTCTGACGGAGCTGACTGCATCGTGGCCGGCGGCGTCGAGAGCATCTCGATCCCGGGCGGCGGCTCGCCCAAGGAATCGATCGATCCGGACCTGCTCAAGGTCGCGCCCGATATCTTCATGGCAATGATCGATACCGCCGATATCGTTGCCGAGCGCTACAAGCTCAGCCGTGAATATCAGGACGAGTACTCGCTGGAATCGCAGCGCCGCATGGCCGCCGCCCAGCAGGCCAACAAGTTCAAGGACGAAATCGTCCCGATGAAGACCAAGATGAAGGTGGTCGACAAGCAGACCAAGGCGGAGAGCATCGTCGACTACACCGTCGACCGCGACGAGTGCAATCGTCCCGACACGACGATGGAAGGCCTTGGCAAGCTCGAGCCGGTCAAGGGCCCGGGCAAGTACGTCACCGCCGGCAACGCCAGCCAGCTCTCGGATGGCGCGGCAGCGGTCGTTCTGATGGAAGCCAAGGATGCCGAGAAGCGCGGCCTCAACCCGATGGGCCGCTTCGTCGCCTGGGCGGCGGCGGGCTGCGAGCCGGACGAGATGGGTATCGGTCCGATCTACGCCGTGCCGAAACTTCTGAAGCGGCATGGCCTGAAGATCGACGACATCGATCTTTGGGAGCTCAACGAAGCTTTCGCCAGCCAGTGCCTCTATTCCCGCGACAAGCTCGGCATCGATCCGGAGAAGTACAACGTCAATGGCGGCTCGATCGCGATCGGCCATCCTTTCGGCATGACCGGTGCGCGTCTCACCGGCCACATCCTGCAGGAAGGCCGCCGGCGCAAGGCCAAGTGGGGCGTCGTCACGATGTGCATCGGCGGCGGCCAGGGCGGCGCCGGCCTGTTCGAGATCTATAGCTGA
- a CDS encoding helix-turn-helix domain-containing protein — protein MAHSEGLSHNEAATDGPVRPIPYDEDGRLPHESEFLTQLGDRVREMRALRGMSRRELARRSRMSERYVAQIEAGKGNVSIVRLLRIALVFRGE, from the coding sequence GTGGCACACAGCGAAGGCCTATCCCACAACGAGGCAGCGACGGACGGCCCAGTCCGGCCAATTCCCTATGACGAGGACGGGCGGCTGCCGCACGAGAGCGAATTTCTCACCCAACTCGGGGACCGGGTCCGCGAAATGCGCGCGCTCCGCGGCATGTCGCGCCGCGAGCTCGCGCGCCGGTCCCGCATGTCCGAGCGCTACGTGGCCCAGATCGAAGCCGGCAAGGGTAACGTCTCGATCGTGCGGCTGCTGCGGATCGCGCTGGTGTTTCGCGGCGAATAG
- a CDS encoding alkaline phosphatase D family protein, which translates to MPIAIRAKPALTRRQWLVRSAATFAVAGFGGLARPYLSRAADRPLITSGIQSGDVSANSAVVWARADRAARMQVECSASEDFKTIIGTASADALPDADFTSKVLLDGLTPGQDIFYRVRFESEPGIAGEAQVGHFRTAPTTRSSVSFAWSGDTTGQGWGIDESRGGMQTYRTMLDNRPDFFIHCGDHIYADCPVERELKLPDGGVWRNLVTEEKSVVAQTLAQFRGNYKYNWLDPNFRAFHAAVPLFAQWDDHEVTNDWAPVGTADASGYAADGTSHLVARARRAFHEFMPMRATPAQGDGRIYRKIAYGPLLDVFMIDMRSYRDSTFNRHDDHSDTCILGAAQLAWLKRELVASDATWKVIAADMPIGLISEDAIALGDGPPERREHEIADLLSFMKRAGIRNIVWLTADMHYTAAHFYDPNRAIYQDFEPFWEFVSGPLHAGTWAPAPLDNTFGPKAMFQKGCSGENLAPCYGLQFFGRVDIDGKTEVMTVTLKDVDNRDLWSVDIEPRPDARPGRIMAQHI; encoded by the coding sequence ATGCCGATTGCGATTCGCGCCAAGCCCGCCCTGACGCGGCGTCAATGGCTGGTCCGCTCCGCCGCGACATTCGCCGTCGCTGGTTTCGGCGGCCTCGCCAGACCCTACCTCAGCCGCGCCGCGGATCGGCCGCTCATCACCAGCGGCATTCAATCGGGCGACGTCTCGGCCAATTCCGCGGTGGTCTGGGCGCGCGCCGACCGCGCGGCGCGGATGCAGGTCGAATGTTCAGCCAGCGAAGATTTCAAGACCATCATTGGTACGGCTTCTGCCGATGCGTTGCCGGATGCCGACTTCACTTCGAAGGTGCTGCTCGATGGACTGACGCCGGGGCAGGATATTTTCTATCGCGTGCGGTTTGAAAGCGAGCCGGGGATCGCCGGCGAGGCGCAGGTCGGGCATTTTCGTACCGCACCCACCACACGGAGCAGCGTATCATTTGCCTGGTCGGGAGATACCACGGGGCAGGGCTGGGGCATCGACGAAAGCCGCGGCGGCATGCAGACCTACCGGACTATGCTCGACAACCGCCCGGACTTCTTCATCCATTGCGGTGATCACATCTATGCCGACTGCCCGGTGGAGCGGGAACTGAAGCTGCCCGATGGCGGGGTCTGGCGAAACCTCGTTACCGAGGAAAAGTCTGTCGTCGCCCAAACCCTCGCGCAGTTCCGCGGCAACTACAAATACAACTGGCTCGATCCGAATTTTCGCGCCTTTCATGCCGCCGTGCCCTTGTTCGCGCAATGGGACGATCACGAGGTGACGAACGACTGGGCGCCGGTCGGCACGGCCGACGCGAGCGGCTATGCCGCGGACGGCACCTCGCATCTGGTGGCGCGGGCGCGCCGCGCGTTCCATGAATTCATGCCGATGCGCGCGACACCCGCACAGGGAGACGGCCGCATCTATCGCAAGATCGCCTACGGCCCGCTGCTCGATGTCTTCATGATCGACATGCGCAGCTACCGCGATTCCACTTTTAATAGGCATGACGACCACAGCGACACCTGCATCCTCGGCGCGGCGCAACTGGCCTGGCTGAAGCGCGAACTGGTGGCTTCCGACGCCACCTGGAAGGTGATCGCCGCCGACATGCCGATCGGCTTGATCAGCGAGGACGCAATTGCGCTCGGCGACGGCCCGCCGGAGCGCCGCGAGCATGAGATTGCCGATTTGCTGTCGTTCATGAAGCGCGCCGGCATCCGCAACATTGTCTGGCTGACCGCCGACATGCATTACACGGCGGCCCATTTCTATGATCCGAACCGCGCGATCTATCAGGACTTTGAGCCGTTCTGGGAATTCGTCTCCGGCCCGCTGCATGCTGGCACCTGGGCGCCGGCCCCGCTCGACAATACGTTCGGCCCGAAAGCGATGTTCCAGAAGGGGTGCAGCGGCGAAAATCTCGCCCCCTGTTACGGCTTGCAGTTTTTCGGCCGCGTCGACATCGACGGCAAGACCGAAGTCATGACCGTGACATTGAAGGACGTCGACAACCGCGACCTGTGGTCGGTCGATATCGAGCCCCGCCCGGATGCGCGGCCTGGCCGGATCATGGCGCAGCATATCTGA
- a CDS encoding cation:proton antiporter, translating to MHELIRDITLCILFAWVLGLLAHFSRQPLILAYLIAGFFIGPFGMKWVESQESITVISELGLIFMLFMIGLEIDLKKIVRAGKVILFAAGGQLAGGVLLGILFFIGIGLSMGSGHFDALYLCIACALSSTVIIVKVLYEKRELDTLPGRITLGVLVLQDIFAILFLAVQPSLDNLQVSVILLSIARVGVLVATALVLSRYVLPWLFHQIARRPELILLGALAWCFLIGEIAERLHLSREMGSLVAGVSLSTFPYALDVTAKVTTLRDFFITLFFVSLGMTIPIPGASVIGLALAIAAFTVVSRMVTTFMPLYLMKQGLRASLLPAINLAQISEFSLVVIQTGVTAHHISPETSSAASFAFVVLAVLSTFVMGRSDQVTRGLIGPLKRIGLRDLDHKHEADGGHEGGHGEARRIVILGFFRAASALVADIERLNPAVLEQITVIDFNPLVFRTLTDRGMHVVYGDISNVDTLVHAGVGKAELIILSIPDSLLKGADNEKLVRHVRSLNPTAKIVATAEILANVNDLYEAGADYVTVTRLSDAHELYKVIEAAQAGLLEDKRAETDTLLSERREVLP from the coding sequence ATGCACGAGCTTATTCGCGATATCACCTTATGCATCCTGTTCGCCTGGGTGCTCGGCCTGTTGGCGCATTTTTCCCGGCAGCCGCTGATTTTGGCCTACCTTATCGCCGGGTTCTTCATTGGTCCATTCGGCATGAAGTGGGTCGAATCCCAGGAATCGATCACCGTCATCTCCGAGCTTGGCCTGATCTTCATGCTGTTCATGATCGGGCTGGAAATCGACCTGAAGAAGATCGTGCGCGCCGGCAAGGTGATTCTGTTTGCTGCGGGCGGACAATTGGCCGGCGGCGTCCTGCTCGGAATATTGTTTTTTATCGGGATCGGCCTGTCGATGGGGAGCGGGCATTTCGACGCGCTCTATCTCTGCATCGCCTGTGCGCTGTCGAGCACGGTCATCATCGTCAAGGTATTATACGAGAAACGCGAGCTCGACACGCTGCCGGGTCGGATCACGCTCGGCGTACTCGTGTTGCAGGACATCTTCGCGATCCTGTTCCTGGCGGTGCAGCCGAGCCTCGACAATCTGCAAGTGAGCGTGATCCTCCTGTCGATCGCCCGGGTCGGCGTGCTGGTGGCGACCGCGCTGGTGCTCAGCCGCTATGTGCTGCCGTGGCTGTTCCACCAGATCGCGCGCCGGCCGGAGCTGATCCTGCTCGGCGCGCTGGCCTGGTGCTTCCTGATCGGCGAGATCGCGGAGAGGCTGCATTTGTCGCGCGAGATGGGCTCGCTGGTGGCCGGCGTTTCGCTGTCGACATTCCCCTATGCGCTCGACGTCACCGCCAAGGTGACGACGCTGCGCGACTTCTTCATCACGCTGTTCTTCGTCTCGCTCGGCATGACCATCCCGATCCCCGGTGCGTCGGTGATTGGGCTGGCGCTTGCGATCGCGGCCTTCACCGTGGTCAGCCGCATGGTGACGACGTTCATGCCGCTTTATCTGATGAAGCAGGGCCTGCGCGCGAGCCTCCTGCCGGCGATCAACCTGGCGCAGATTTCGGAATTCTCACTGGTCGTGATCCAGACCGGCGTGACGGCACACCATATCAGCCCGGAAACGTCGAGCGCGGCGTCGTTCGCCTTCGTGGTGCTGGCGGTCCTGAGCACCTTCGTCATGGGCCGCAGCGACCAGGTCACGCGCGGCCTGATCGGTCCGCTGAAGCGGATCGGGCTCCGCGACCTCGATCACAAGCATGAGGCCGACGGAGGGCACGAGGGCGGGCACGGGGAGGCGCGCCGGATCGTCATTCTCGGGTTCTTCCGCGCCGCCAGCGCGCTGGTTGCCGATATCGAGCGCCTCAATCCTGCGGTGCTGGAGCAGATCACCGTGATCGACTTCAATCCGCTGGTGTTTAGAACCTTGACGGACCGCGGCATGCACGTGGTCTATGGCGACATCAGCAACGTCGATACGCTGGTGCATGCCGGTGTCGGCAAGGCCGAGCTGATCATCCTCAGCATCCCGGATTCGCTGCTGAAGGGCGCCGACAACGAAAAGCTGGTCCGGCACGTCCGCTCGCTCAATCCGACCGCCAAGATCGTCGCCACCGCGGAGATCCTGGCCAACGTCAACGACCTCTACGAGGCCGGCGCCGACTACGTGACGGTGACGCGGCTTAGCGACGCCCACGAACTCTACAAGGTGATCGAAGCCGCCCAGGCCGGGCTCCTGGAGGACAAGCGCGCCGAGACCGACACGCTGCTCAGCGAGCGCCGCGAGGTGCTGCCGTAG